Proteins encoded together in one Hylaeus volcanicus isolate JK05 chromosome 3, UHH_iyHylVolc1.0_haploid, whole genome shotgun sequence window:
- the LOC128874154 gene encoding titin homolog → MPREPEIKPVRLKEVASQPNGKLHSKKPSDDIEDIWADKPKERELECIKKVKESLKPISKSIIDKSRNEIEDIWANRSKDREVESIQKVKDALKPVVKSNKPRDEEDNAKLTLRSGSRKSSADVEHTLAAKPRDDKISPTRKPEAQNETAHAPKPTLTNQHSTSANEVDDEIEDIWADRPQDYEIRSIRISKDEEIPKLKREPLEQKIDNDVEDIWSDRPRDREIKSIWKEVPEKNAVELSQTLRKEPEDTWKPNMNNSSDKTDSPKSKTESPLVNSTNKVEEVVKPKLKTTRRKSDTDKKEASKPKLTSRKIDDVGKKKEPTTRRRSSTKSTEGSKVQGIENTILSNVSRAFYTTSVRFCFIFYMLYMLLIRANIIQDHEPTLASNQDTVSNDTKVYTIFLSRQRVHMTRKYRIRAVQTYVC, encoded by the exons ATGCCAAGAGAGCCAGAGATAAAACCCGTTAGATTGAAAGAG GTAGCGTCGCAACCTAATGGGAAACTGCATAGTAAGAAACCAAGCGATGATATCGAG gaTATTTGGGCAGATAAACCGAAGGAACGCGAACttgaatgtataaaaaaagtcAAG GAATCGTTAAAGCCCATTTCTAAGTCAATTATCGATAAATCACGCAATGAGATCGAG gaCATTTGGGCAAATAGGTCAAAGGATCGCGAAGTAGAATCCATACAAAAAGTTAAG GATGCGTTAAAACCTGTTGTAAAGTCGAACAAACCCCGTGACGAAGAG GATAACGCGAAACTCACGCTTAGGTCAGGCTCACGTAAATCAAGCGCAGACGTGGAG CACACTTTGGCTGCCAAACCGAGGGACGACAAAATTTCTCCAACTAGAAAGCCCGAGGCCCAAAAC GAGACAGCACACGCGCCTAAACCAACACTCACAAACCAACACTCAACATCCGCGAACGAAGTAGACGACGAGATCGAG GATATCTGGGCAGATAGGCCGCAGGATTACGAAATTAGATCTATTCGTATTAGTAAGGACGAG GAGATTCCGAAGCTCAAGCGCGAACCACTCGAGCAGAAAATAGATAACGATGTTGAG gatatCTGGTCGGATAGGCCACGGGATCGcgaaattaaatctatttGGAAGGAG GTACCGGAAAAGAATGCCGTAGAATTATCGCAAACGCTACGCAAAGAACCTGAG GATACTTGGAAGCCAAACATGAACAACTCGAGCGACAAAACTGATTCTCCGAAATCTAAAACAGAATCGCCGCTAGTTAATTCGACCAACAAAGTAGAG gaGGTGGTTAAACCGAAATTAAAAACGACTCGTAGAAAATCCGACACGGACAAG AAAGAGGCGTCTAAACCGAAACTTACCTCTCGCAAAATTGACGATGTGGGCAAG AAGAAAGAACCGACGACGAGACGTAGATCATCGACAAAATCGACGGAGGGATCTAAGGTACAGGGAATAGAGAACACGATACTTAGTAACGTCTCACGAGCTTTTTACACTACTTCCGttcgtttctgttttattttttatatgctaTACATGTTACTCATTCGTGCGAATATTATCCAGGACCACGAGCCTACGTTAGCCTCTAACCAGGACACTGTTTCCAACGACACTAAGGTATACACGATATTCCTCTCGAGGCAACGAGTACACATGACACGCAAATATCGTATTCGAGCAGTACAAACATACGTTTGTTAG